In one Balaenoptera ricei isolate mBalRic1 chromosome 20, mBalRic1.hap2, whole genome shotgun sequence genomic region, the following are encoded:
- the LOC132355563 gene encoding keratin-associated protein 9-3-like, with amino-acid sequence MACCSTSFCGFPICSTGGTCGSSCCQPTCCQTGCCQPTFCQTNCCQTSGCETGCGIAGSLGCGQEGGSGAVSCRTRWCRPDCRVEGTCLPPCCVVSCTPPCCCQLHHAQASCCRPSYCGRSCCRLACCCQPTCCEPTCWQPTC; translated from the coding sequence ATGGCCTGCTGTTCCACTAGCTTCTGTGGATTTCCCATCTGTTCCACTGGTGGGACCTGTGGCTCCAGCTGCTGTCAGCCAACCTGCTGCCAAACCGGGTGTTGCCAGCCAACCTTCTGCCAGACCAACTGCTGCCAGACCAGTGGCTGTGAGACTGGCTGTGGCATTGCTGGTAGCCTTGGCTGTGGCCAGGAGGGGGGCAGTGGAGCTGTGAGCTGCCGCACCAGGTGGTGCCGACCTGACTGCCGCGTGGAGGgcacctgcctgcctccctgctgTGTGGTGAGCTGCACCCCCCCGTGCTGCTGCCAGCTGCACCATGCCCAGGCCTCCTGCTGCCGCCCATCCTACTGTGGACGGTCCTGCTGCCGCCTAGCCTGCTGCTGCCAGCCCACCTGCTGTGAGCCCACTTGCTGGCAGCCCACCTGCTAA
- the LOC132355049 gene encoding keratin-associated protein 9-3-like: protein MACCSTSFCGLPICSTGGTCGSSCCQPTCCQTGCCQPTFCQTNCCQTSGCETGCGIAGSLGCGQEGGSGAVSCRARWCRPDCRVEGTCLPPCGVVSCTPPCCCQLHHAQASCCRPSYCGRSCCRLACCCQPTCCEPTCWQPTC, encoded by the coding sequence ATGGCCTGCTGTTCCACTAGCTTCTGTGGATTACCCATCTGTTCCACTGGTGGGACCTGTGGCTCCAGCTGCTGTCAGCCAACCTGCTGCCAAACCGGGTGTTGCCAGCCAACCTTCTGCCAGACCAACTGCTGCCAGACCAGTGGCTGTGAGACTGGCTGTGGCATTGCTGGTAGCCTTGGCTGTGGCCAGGAGGGAGGCAGTGGAGCTGTGAGCTGCCGCGCCAGGTGGTGCCGACCTGACTGCCGCGTGGAGGgcacctgcctgcctccctgcGGTGTGGTGAGCTGCACCCCCCCGTGCTGCTGCCAGCTGCACCATGCCCAGGCCTCCTGCTGCCGCCCATCCTACTGTGGACGGTCCTGCTGCCGCCTAGCCTGCTGCTGCCAGCCCACCTGCTGTGAGCCCACTTGCTGGCAGCCCACCTGCTAA